In one window of Danaus plexippus chromosome 7, MEX_DaPlex, whole genome shotgun sequence DNA:
- the LOC116770939 gene encoding uncharacterized protein LOC116770939 isoform X1: protein MVDWDLVLIALLAEDEERQIRTANLTKRQFWVHNLWRTRSTNGEFSNLFNDLRYDLRKFYDYYRMDYEKFEKLSYLLKSHIKKIKTNFRSPIPVTERLSVCLRYLITGASFKSLAFSYRMGFTTVRNIVHETCQAIFTVLRSTALPKPTSQQWQSIATDFDKFWNFPNCIGAIDGKHFKIRAPNNSGSMYINYKKFFSIVLSAVVDAKYKFVIVDVGAYGRNSHGGILQSSKFGSKLRNGFLCIPPEKALPHSTQKLPHVFVADEAFPLTENIMRPYPSHLLNDEKKRIFNYRLSRARRIVENAFGMLQERFELFQKGIKVQPKYINNIILASTCLHNFIIDGHSMDALSSNTNNAIDRTNDSVFNNLDGMVVRDCFTEYFSNVGNVYWQNEIVNRC from the exons ATGGTTGACTGGGATTTAGTATTAATAGCACTTCTAGCTGAAGATGAAGAGAGACAAATAAGAACTGCAAATTTGACGAAAAGACAATTCTGGGTGCATAATTTATGGAGAACAAGATCTACAAATGGTGAATTCAGCAACTTGTTTAATGATTTGAGATACGACTTGCGAAAGTTCTATGATTATTACAGAATGGACtatgaaaaatttgaaaagttaAGTTATTTGCTAAAATCgcatataaagaaaattaaaactaattttcgATCGCCTATACCTGTTACAGAGAGATTGTCTGTATGTTTAAG GTATTTAATTACAGGAGCTTCTTTTAAGTCTTTAGCTTTTAGCTATCGTATGGGATTCACTACTGTGCGTAATATAGTCCACGAAACCTGTCAAGCCATATTTACTGTATTAAGGTCTACTGCATTGCCGAAACCCACGAGCCAACAATGGCAGTCAATTGCAACCGACTTTGATAAATTTTGGAATTTTCCTAACTGCATTGGTGCCATAGATGGTAAGCATTTCAAGATTAGAGCTCCTAATAACAGTGGAAGTATGTATATCAACTACAAGAAGTTCTTTAGCATCGTTTTATCAGCCGTCGTGGATGCAAAATACAAATTTGTGATTGTAGATGTCGGAGCATATGGTCGAAATAGCCATGGCGGTATACTTCAAAGCTCTAAATTTGGTTCGAAACTACGTAATGGTTTTTTATGCATACCACCGGAAAAGGCTTTACCACATTCAACTCAAAAATTACCCCACGTATTTGTCGCCGATGAAGCCTTTCCActaacagaaaatattatgagaCCATACCCCTCACATCTTttaaatgatgaaaaaaaaaggatattcAATTATCGCTTAAGTAGAGCACGGCGTATTGTAGAAAATGCTTTCGGAATGTTACAAGAAagatttgaattatttcaaaaaggtATAAAAGTTCAACCGAAgtacattaataacattatactaGCAAGCACGTGTTTGCATAACTTTATCATTGATGGTCATTCTATGGACGCCCTTAGCTCTAATACTAATAATGCAATCGATAGAACCAATGATTCAGTTTTTAACAATCTGGATGGGATGGTTGTAAGAGATTGTTTCAcggaatatttttctaatgttGGTAACGTGTACTGGcaaaatgaaattgttaatAGATGTTAG
- the LOC116770748 gene encoding probable methyltransferase-like protein 25, with product MTLKFLFNRIKKFSMESSIAKVKCDLDAATTFLDQYLHLANCHMVEFFTESHWDRLVPKKLRNYLDVCELSQAIDNFWKYADGNCCDDNELNKWIKESRKYYTALNTYCISTEKLQEIIKSWGGEIKPQVQITEFMTSKKSYEVKTMSHLIASLCTVCDVTHCVEAGGGKGNLPVALSLSYHLPSLTIDCNPIAVNNGEKRVKIIQKQWHAISKKVKDGSKHLASDGIETNLHRFAAAYITTDTDFARLVREKYPEYSGDVKLLLTGLHTCGNLGPDSLVIFTTNPSISSLFNVPCCYHLLTEDVDVELFDVFQRYGDGCGGSKGFPMSEGLKGYNLGRNARMLAAQSIHRVVYNKQIPDKGLLYRALIQVIIKQRLPGLPVSEGKLKGISSKCQNFDDYAKMADAILKIGVDQNSEIFLEVQKDIDVKWKKIVMFYLLRLCLAQVIENVILLDRLLFLLENGFQKCFLVKLFDPVTSPRCHGLVAVRCRMPEGVEVPS from the exons ACACTgaagtttctttttaataggataa AAAAATTTAGTATGGAATCGAGTATAGCTAAAGTGAAATGTGATTTAGATGCCGCCACAACATTCCTCGATCAATACTTACATCTTGCTAATTGTCATATGGTTGAATTCTTCACCGAGAGCCATTGGGACAGATTAGTGCCAAAAAAACTCAGGAATTATCTAGACGTATGTGAATTATCTCAAGCCATTGATAACTTTTGGAAGTATGCTGATGGAAATTGTTGTGATG ataATGAATTGAACAAATGGATCAAGGAATCAAGGAAATATTACACCGCATTAAACACATACTGTATATCAACGGAAAAACTACAAGAAATAATTAAGTCCTGGGGCGGAGAAATAAAACCTCAAGTTCAAATAACTGAGTTTATGACAAGTAAAAAGAGTTATGAA GTAAAAACTATGTCCCACTTGATAGCATCACTGTGTACCGTCTGTGATGTGACCCACTGTGTGGAGGCTGGTGGGGGTAAAGGTAACTTACCTGTGGCGCTCTCACTAAGTTATCACTTACCCAGCCTTACTATTGATTGTAACCCAATCGCTGTAAACAATGGTGAGAAACGGGTTAAGATTATACAG AAACAATGGCACGCCATATCAAAGAAGGTGAAAGATGGCTCAAAACATCTTGCATCAGACGGCATAGAAACCAATCTTCACAGGTTCGCCGCAGCATACATCACTACAGACACGGACTTTGCGCGACTCGTCAGAGAGAAGTACCCGGAATATTCTGGAGATGTCAAATTACTTTTGACAG GTCTTCATACATGTGGTAACCTCGGTCCGGATTCTCTCGTTATCTTCACCACTAACCCGTCTATATCTTCGCTCTTCAACGTGCCTTGCTGTTATCACCTCCTCACTGAGGACGTGGATGTGGAACTGTTCGATGTGTTCCAGAGGTACGGCGACGGCTGCGGCGGAAGCAAAGGATTTCCAATGTCTGAAGGTTTGAAAG GTTATAATTTAGGAAGAAATGCTCGTATGTTAGCTGCGCAATCAATACACAGAGTTGTTTACAATAAACAGATTCCGGACAAGGGGCTCTTGTACAGGGCTTTGATACAG gttattataaaacaacgtTTACCGGGCTTACCTGTGTCCGAGGGTAAGCTGAAAGGTATATCTTCGAAATGTCAAAACTTCGACGACTATGCCAAGATGGCGGACGCAATACTCAAAATCGGCGTTGACCAAAACTCTGAGATTTTCCTTGAAGTCCAAAAAGACATAGATGTTAAGTGGAAGAAAatagttatgttttatttattgcggCTGTGTCTGGCGCAGGTCATAGAGAATGTGATTCTATTGGACagattgttgtttttattggaAAATGGTTTCCAAAAATGTTTTCTCGTCAAATTGTTCGATCCCGTCACGTCGCCGAGGTGTCACGGGCTGGTAGCTGTGAG ATGCAGAATGCCAGAAGGCGTGGAGGTGCCTTCGTAA
- the LOC116770939 gene encoding uncharacterized protein LOC116770939 isoform X3 produces the protein MVDWDLVLIALLAEDEERQIRTANLTKRQFWVHNLWRTRSTNGEFSNLFNDLRYDLRKFYDYYRMDYEKFEKLSYLLKSHIKKIKTNFRSPIPVTERLSVCLRYLITGASFKSLAFSYRMGFTTVRNIVHETCQAIFTVLRSTALPKPTSQQWQSIATDFDKFWNFPNCIGAIDDVGAYGRNSHGGILQSSKFGSKLRNGFLCIPPEKALPHSTQKLPHVFVADEAFPLTENIMRPYPSHLLNDEKKRIFNYRLSRARRIVENAFGMLQERFELFQKGIKVQPKYINNIILASTCLHNFIIDGHSMDALSSNTNNAIDRTNDSVFNNLDGMVVRDCFTEYFSNVGNVYWQNEIVNRC, from the exons ATGGTTGACTGGGATTTAGTATTAATAGCACTTCTAGCTGAAGATGAAGAGAGACAAATAAGAACTGCAAATTTGACGAAAAGACAATTCTGGGTGCATAATTTATGGAGAACAAGATCTACAAATGGTGAATTCAGCAACTTGTTTAATGATTTGAGATACGACTTGCGAAAGTTCTATGATTATTACAGAATGGACtatgaaaaatttgaaaagttaAGTTATTTGCTAAAATCgcatataaagaaaattaaaactaattttcgATCGCCTATACCTGTTACAGAGAGATTGTCTGTATGTTTAAG GTATTTAATTACAGGAGCTTCTTTTAAGTCTTTAGCTTTTAGCTATCGTATGGGATTCACTACTGTGCGTAATATAGTCCACGAAACCTGTCAAGCCATATTTACTGTATTAAGGTCTACTGCATTGCCGAAACCCACGAGCCAACAATGGCAGTCAATTGCAACCGACTTTGATAAATTTTGGAATTTTCCTAACTGCATTGGTGCCATAGATG ATGTCGGAGCATATGGTCGAAATAGCCATGGCGGTATACTTCAAAGCTCTAAATTTGGTTCGAAACTACGTAATGGTTTTTTATGCATACCACCGGAAAAGGCTTTACCACATTCAACTCAAAAATTACCCCACGTATTTGTCGCCGATGAAGCCTTTCCActaacagaaaatattatgagaCCATACCCCTCACATCTTttaaatgatgaaaaaaaaaggatattcAATTATCGCTTAAGTAGAGCACGGCGTATTGTAGAAAATGCTTTCGGAATGTTACAAGAAagatttgaattatttcaaaaaggtATAAAAGTTCAACCGAAgtacattaataacattatactaGCAAGCACGTGTTTGCATAACTTTATCATTGATGGTCATTCTATGGACGCCCTTAGCTCTAATACTAATAATGCAATCGATAGAACCAATGATTCAGTTTTTAACAATCTGGATGGGATGGTTGTAAGAGATTGTTTCAcggaatatttttctaatgttGGTAACGTGTACTGGcaaaatgaaattgttaatAGATGTTAG
- the LOC116770939 gene encoding uncharacterized protein LOC116770939 isoform X2 yields the protein MVDWDLVLIALLAEDEERQIRTANLTKRQFWVHNLWRTRSTNGEFSNLFNDLRYDLRKFYDYYRMDYEKFEKYLITGASFKSLAFSYRMGFTTVRNIVHETCQAIFTVLRSTALPKPTSQQWQSIATDFDKFWNFPNCIGAIDGKHFKIRAPNNSGSMYINYKKFFSIVLSAVVDAKYKFVIVDVGAYGRNSHGGILQSSKFGSKLRNGFLCIPPEKALPHSTQKLPHVFVADEAFPLTENIMRPYPSHLLNDEKKRIFNYRLSRARRIVENAFGMLQERFELFQKGIKVQPKYINNIILASTCLHNFIIDGHSMDALSSNTNNAIDRTNDSVFNNLDGMVVRDCFTEYFSNVGNVYWQNEIVNRC from the exons ATGGTTGACTGGGATTTAGTATTAATAGCACTTCTAGCTGAAGATGAAGAGAGACAAATAAGAACTGCAAATTTGACGAAAAGACAATTCTGGGTGCATAATTTATGGAGAACAAGATCTACAAATGGTGAATTCAGCAACTTGTTTAATGATTTGAGATACGACTTGCGAAAGTTCTATGATTATTACAGAATGGACtatgaaaaatttgaaaa GTATTTAATTACAGGAGCTTCTTTTAAGTCTTTAGCTTTTAGCTATCGTATGGGATTCACTACTGTGCGTAATATAGTCCACGAAACCTGTCAAGCCATATTTACTGTATTAAGGTCTACTGCATTGCCGAAACCCACGAGCCAACAATGGCAGTCAATTGCAACCGACTTTGATAAATTTTGGAATTTTCCTAACTGCATTGGTGCCATAGATGGTAAGCATTTCAAGATTAGAGCTCCTAATAACAGTGGAAGTATGTATATCAACTACAAGAAGTTCTTTAGCATCGTTTTATCAGCCGTCGTGGATGCAAAATACAAATTTGTGATTGTAGATGTCGGAGCATATGGTCGAAATAGCCATGGCGGTATACTTCAAAGCTCTAAATTTGGTTCGAAACTACGTAATGGTTTTTTATGCATACCACCGGAAAAGGCTTTACCACATTCAACTCAAAAATTACCCCACGTATTTGTCGCCGATGAAGCCTTTCCActaacagaaaatattatgagaCCATACCCCTCACATCTTttaaatgatgaaaaaaaaaggatattcAATTATCGCTTAAGTAGAGCACGGCGTATTGTAGAAAATGCTTTCGGAATGTTACAAGAAagatttgaattatttcaaaaaggtATAAAAGTTCAACCGAAgtacattaataacattatactaGCAAGCACGTGTTTGCATAACTTTATCATTGATGGTCATTCTATGGACGCCCTTAGCTCTAATACTAATAATGCAATCGATAGAACCAATGATTCAGTTTTTAACAATCTGGATGGGATGGTTGTAAGAGATTGTTTCAcggaatatttttctaatgttGGTAACGTGTACTGGcaaaatgaaattgttaatAGATGTTAG